A genomic stretch from Lathyrus oleraceus cultivar Zhongwan6 chromosome 2, CAAS_Psat_ZW6_1.0, whole genome shotgun sequence includes:
- the LOC127117958 gene encoding abscisic-aldehyde oxidase — protein MDVKKTENQTSLVFVINGEKFELSSVEPSTTLLEFLRTQTRFKSVKLGCGEGGCGACVVLISKYDPLHDRVDDFTASSCLTLLCSIHGCSITTSEGIGNSKQGFHPIHQRFAGFHASQCGFCTPGMCVSLFGALVNADKNNPPDPPAGFSKINVSDAEKSIAGNLCRCTGYRPIADVCKSFAADVDMEDLGLNSFWGKGDSKDEKIGKLPQYDRDRDRKNIEFPMFLKEVNHDLFIASEKHCWHKPSSLQELQRLIELNHRNEIKMKIVVHNTAMGYYKDREGYDKYIDISGISELLKIKKDQSGIEIGAAVTISKAIEVLREENRSDFISDFVMILEKIADHMNKVASGFIRNTASVGGNLVIAQKNKFPSDIATILLAVDSMVHIMTGSKFEWLALEEFLERPPLAFESVLLSIKIPCLETIKSEPLAPRSRFVFETYRASPRPLGNALSYLNAAFLVQVSSCKDTDGTMIDTCRLSFGGFRNKHAIRAKHVEEFLAGKLLNVRNLYDAINLLTATATTIIPQDETSESAYISSLAVGFLFQFFNSLSDSSARITNDYLNGYTHLPSVKASDIKENQNQATLLSSGKQVIVAGSEYSPIGEPVMKSGAALQASGEAVFVDDIPSPPNCLHGAYIYSEKPLARITSIKLRQELELDGVRDILSSKDIPNGGENLGAKPTFGKETLFAEDIARCVGERLAFVVADTQKLADMAANSALVDYSIENLEPPILCVEDAVERSSFFEVPPYLSPKNQIGDISKGMADADHKIVSSEMKLGSQYYFYMETQTALAVPDEDNCITVYLSSQGPELAHTTIARCLGIPENNVRVITRRLGGGFGGKGVKSVAAAVSCALAAHKLQRPVRMYLNRKTDMIMVGGRHPMKITYSVGFKNNGKITALHLEILVNAGIYPDVSPIIPGNIACGLKKYDWGALSFDIKLCKTNHPSRSAMRAPGEVQGSFIAEGIIEKVAATLSMEVDSVRSINLHTYTSLREFYEGSYGEPLEYTMPLIWNKLDVSANYELRVNKVKEFNRISTWKKRGISRVPVLQEMHLKPTPGKVSILSDGSVVVEVGGIEMGQGLWTKVKQMTAFVLGAIQCDGSGSLLDKVRVIQADTLGMIQGGLTVGSTTSEASCEAIRLSCTILVERLKPIKKKLQEKMSSIKWEDLILQASTQAVNLSASSYYVPSSSTSYLNYGAAVSEVEIDLLTGETRFLQTDIIYDCGQSLNPAVDLGQIEGSFIQGLGFFMLEEYETNLDGLVLEDGTWNYKIPTIDTIPQQFNVEILNSGHHQHRVLSSKASGEPPLLLAASVHCATRTAVKEARKQLHSWSNLDESDSTFQLGVPATMPVVKELSGLDIVQRYLKWKMDNK, from the exons ATGGATGTGAAGAAGACTGAGAACCAAACAAGTTTGGTTTTCGTTATCAATGGCGAAAAGTTTGAATTATCCAGCGTTGAACCATCAACCACATTGCTTGAGTTCTTGCGTACTCAAACTCGATTCAAGAGTGTTAAACTCGGTTGCGGTGAAG GTGGTTGTGGTGCTTGTGTAGTTTTAATTTCCAAATATGATCCTTTACACGATAGAGTTGACGATTTTACCGCAAGCTCTTGTCTCACACTACTTTGTAGTATACATGGATGTTCAATAACAACAAGTGAAGGCATTGGAAATAGCAAACAAGGATTCCATCCTATTCATCAAAGATTTGCTGGATTCCATGCTTCTCAATGTGGCTTCTGTACTCCTGGAATGTGTGTTTCACTCTTCGGCGCTCTTGTCAATGCTGACAAGAACAATCCTCCAGACCCACCCGCTGGTTTTTCAAAAATCAATGTTTCTGATGCTGAAAAATCTATCGCAGGTAACCTTTGTAGATGTACTGGTTACCGACCAATCGCTGATGTCTGTAAAAGTTTTGCAGCCGATGTTGATATGGAGGATCTTGGTTTGAACTCTTTCTGGGGAAAGGGAGATAGCAAAGACGAAAAGATTGGTAAGTTGCCTCAATATGATCGTGATCGCGATCGCAAGAATATTGAATTTCCGATGTTTTTGAAGGAAGTCAACCATGATTTGTTCATAGCTTCTGAGAAACATTGTTGGCACAAACCTTCTAGTTTACAGGAACTTCAGAGGTTAATTGAATTAAACCATCGCAATGAAATAAAGATGAAAATTGTTGTTCATAATACCGCTATGGGATATTACAAAGATAGAGAAGGATATGATAAGTATATAGATATAAGTGGAATTTCTGAGCTTTTAAAGATAAAAAAGGATCAATCAGGGATTGAAATTGGAGCAGCAGTGACAATATCTAAAGCCATTGAAGTACTAAGGGAAGAAAACAGAAGTGACTTTATCTCCGATTTTGTTATGATACTGGAAAAGATTGCAGATCATATGAACAAAGTTGCTTCAGGGTTTATTCGGAACACAGCAAGTGTTGGAGGCAATTTGGTGATTGCGCAAAAGAATAAGTTTCCTTCGGATATCGCCACTATACTTCTTGCGGTGGATTCGATGGTTCATATAATGACTGGTTCAAAGTTTGAATGGCTTGCATTGGAGGAATTTCTTGAGAGACCACCATTAGCTTTTGAAAGTGTGCTTTTAAGCATTAAAATTCCATGTTTGGAAACTATTAAAAGTGAACCTTTGGCACCAAGAAGTAGATTCGTCTTTGAAACTTACCGAGCTTCTCCTCGACCGCTTGGAAATGCACTTTCCTACTTGAATGCTGCTTTCCTTGTTCAGGTATCTTCATGCAAGGATACTGACGGAACCATGATAGATACTTGTAGGTTGTCTTTTGGTGGTTTTAGGAATAAGCATGCCATCAGAGCTAAACACGTTGAAGAGTTTTTAGCAGGAAAGTTGTTAAATGTTAGAAACCTGTATGATGCTATTAACTTGCTTACAGCTACTGCCACCACTATTATACCTCAAGATGAAACTTCGGAAAGTGCTTACATTTCGAGTTTAGCGGTTGGTTTTCTTTTTCAGTTCTTTAACTCACTCAGTGACAGTTCTGCAAGAATAACCAATGATTATTTAAATGGATATACTCATTTGCCATCGGTCAAGGCTTCTGATATAAAAGAGAATCAGAATCAGGCTACTTTATTGTCGTCCGGGAAGCAAGTAATTGTAGCAGGTAGTGAGTATAGTCCGATTGGCGAGCCAGTCATGAAATCTGGTGCTGCGCTACAAGCTTCAG GTGAGGCTGTGTTTGTGGATGATATTCCATCACCACCAAATTGCCTACATGGAGCATATATTTATAGTGAAAAACCATTGGCAAGGATAACAAGTATAAAACTAAGGCAAGAACTGGAACTTGATGGAGTGAGGGACATCCTTTCAAGTAAAGACATTCCCAATGGTGGGGAGAACCTTGGAGCAAAGCCTACATTTGGTAAAGAAACTTTATTTGCCGAAGATATTGCTAGATGTGTCGGCGAACGTCTTGCCTTTGTA GTTGCAGATACTCAGAAACTTGCAGATATGGCTGCAAATTCAGCTTTGGTTGATTACAGTATTGAAAATCTTGAACCACCTATCCTATGTGTTGAAGATGCTGTTGAAAGATCTAGTTTCTTTGAAGTTCCTCCATATTTAAGTCCAAAAAATCAAATTGGTGATATATCAAAAGGAATGGCCGATGCAGATCACAAGATTGTTTCTTCTGAG ATGAAACTTGGATCTCAATACTATTTCTATATGGAGACGCAAACTGCACTCGCTGTACCAGATGAAGACAACTGCATAACTGTATACTTGTCAAGTCAAGGCCCTGAGTTGGCACATACTACTATAGCAAGATGTCTTGGTATTCCTGAAAATAATGTTAGAGTAATTACAAGAAGACTTGGAGGAGGTTTTGGAGGAAAAGGCGTAAAATCTGTAGCT GCTGCCGTATCTTGTGCACTCGCAGCGCACAAATTACAGCGACCAGTTAGGATGTATCTAAATCGTAAAACCGATATGATAATGGTTGGAGGAAGGCATCCAATGAAGATAACATACAGTGTCGGCTTTAAGAATAATGGGAAGATTACTGCATTACACCTTGAGATATTAGTCAATGCCGGGATTTATCCAGACGTTAGTCCAATAATACCGGGCAACATAGCATGCGGGCTTAAAAAATATGACTGGGGTGCTCTCTCTTTTGATATTAAATTATGTAAAACAAATCATCCTAGTAGATCTGCAATGAGGGCCCCGGGGGAAGTGCAGGGATCATTCATCGCAGAAGGTATAATAGAAAAAGTTGCAGCTACACTTTCAATGGAAGTAGATTCTGTCAGAAGCATTAATCTTCACACCTACACAAGTCTTAGGGAATTCTATGAGGGTTCTTATGGCGAACCTCTTGAATATACCATGCCTTTGATTTGGAACAAGTTAGATGTTTCTGCAAATTATGAACTTAGAGTTAACAAAGTGAAAGAGTTTAACAGAATTAGCACGTGGAAGAAAAGGGGAATATCTCGAGTACCGGTTTTGCAAGAGATGCATCTAAAACCAACTCCGGGAAAAGTTAGTATTTTATCGGACGGTTCTGTTGTTGTTGAAGTTGGAGGAATTGAAATGGGTCAGGGTTTATGGACAAAGGTGAAACAAATGACTGCGTTTGTGCTTGGTGCGATTCAATGTGATGGAAGTGGAAGTCTCTTGGATAAAGTGCGGGTTATACAAGCTGATACATTGGGCATGATTCAAGGGGGGTTAACTGTTGGTAGCACAACATCAGAGGCAAGTTGTGAAGCTATTAGGCTTAGCTGCACTATCTTAGTTGAAAGACTAAAACCAATCAAGAAGAAGCTCCAAGAGAAAATGAGTTCTATCAAGTGGGAGGATCTTATTCTTCAG GCATCCACGCAAGCTGTTAATTTATCAGCATCTTCATATTATGTACCTAGTAGTTCCACCAGTTACCTCAATTATGGTGCTGCAGTTAGTGAG GTGGAAATAGATCTTCTGACAGGAGAGACCAGATTTTTGCAAACAGATATTATCTATGATTGTGGACAAAGTCTCAACCCTGCTGTGGATTTAGGACAG ATTGAAGGGTCTTTCATACAAGGACTAGGATTTTTCATGCTTGAAGAATATGAAACAAACCTTGATGGTTTGGTGTTGGAAGACGGCACATGGAACTATAAAATCCCAACAATAGACACAATTCCTCAACAGTTTAATGTTGAAATCCTCAACAGTGGGCATCACCAACATAGAGTTCTTTCTTCAAAGG CATCTGGTGAGCCACCTTTGCTTCTAGCAGCTTCTGTACATTGTGCTACAAGAACAGCTGTCAAAGAAGCAAGGAAACAGCTTCATTCATGGAGCAACTTAGATGAATCAGATTCAACATTTCAATTGGGGGTCCCTGCAACCATGCCTGTAGTAAAGGAACTCAGTGGACTAGACATTGTACAAAGGTACTTGAAATGGAAAATGGACAACAAGTAA